One segment of Fuscovulum ytuae DNA contains the following:
- the adh gene encoding aldehyde dehydrogenase: MNEMTKPEALIGSPFKTRYDNFIGGKFVAPVAGRYMDNITPITGAKVCEVARSDAADVNLALDAAHAAKEAWGKTSAAHRSNVLLKIADRLEANLELLATAETWDNGKPIRETVNADIPLSVDHFRYFAGVLRAQEGTMSEIDHDTVAYHFHEPLGVVGQIIPWNFSILMAAWKLAPALAAGNCIVMKPAEQTPAAIMVLAELIADLLPPGVLNIVNGTGAEAGDALARSTRIAKIAFTGSTATGRKIMEAATVNLIPVTLELGGKSPNIFFSDVMAEDDAFLDKAVEGFVLFAFNQGEVCTCPSRALIQEDIYDRFMERCIARVKAIKQGDPRDMTTMVGAQASKQQHDKIMSYFTIGREEGAEVLVGGDAARFNGDLASGYYIQPTILKGHNKMRVFQEEIFGPVVSVTTFKDEAEALQIANDTMYGLGAGVWTRDGTRAYRFGRNIEAGRVWVNNYHAYPAHAAFGGYKQSGIGRETHKMMLDHYQQTKNMLVSYNPNKLGFF; the protein is encoded by the coding sequence ATGAACGAGATGACCAAACCCGAAGCCCTCATCGGCTCGCCCTTCAAAACCCGCTACGACAACTTCATCGGCGGCAAATTCGTGGCCCCCGTTGCGGGCCGCTACATGGACAACATCACCCCGATCACCGGGGCCAAGGTCTGCGAAGTCGCCCGCTCGGACGCGGCCGATGTCAACCTTGCCCTCGACGCCGCCCATGCCGCGAAAGAGGCTTGGGGAAAGACCAGCGCCGCCCACCGCTCCAACGTGCTGCTCAAGATCGCCGACCGGCTCGAGGCAAACCTAGAACTCCTCGCCACAGCCGAGACATGGGACAACGGCAAACCGATCCGCGAAACGGTGAATGCCGACATCCCCCTGTCCGTGGACCATTTCCGCTATTTCGCGGGCGTCCTGCGCGCGCAGGAAGGCACGATGTCCGAAATCGACCATGACACCGTCGCCTATCACTTCCACGAACCGCTCGGCGTCGTGGGCCAGATCATCCCGTGGAACTTCTCCATCCTGATGGCGGCATGGAAACTTGCCCCCGCCCTGGCCGCAGGCAACTGCATCGTGATGAAGCCCGCCGAACAGACCCCCGCCGCGATCATGGTTCTGGCCGAACTCATCGCCGATCTGCTGCCGCCGGGTGTGCTGAACATCGTCAACGGCACGGGCGCCGAGGCGGGCGATGCCCTTGCCCGCTCGACCCGCATCGCCAAGATCGCCTTCACAGGGTCCACCGCCACGGGCCGCAAGATCATGGAAGCCGCGACCGTCAACCTGATCCCCGTCACGCTGGAACTGGGTGGCAAGTCGCCCAACATCTTCTTCTCTGACGTGATGGCCGAAGATGACGCATTCCTCGACAAGGCCGTCGAAGGCTTCGTCCTCTTCGCCTTCAATCAGGGTGAGGTCTGCACCTGCCCGTCCCGCGCGCTGATCCAGGAAGACATCTATGACCGCTTCATGGAACGCTGCATCGCCCGCGTGAAGGCGATCAAGCAGGGCGACCCGCGCGACATGACCACGATGGTCGGCGCGCAGGCGTCAAAGCAGCAGCATGACAAGATCATGTCCTACTTCACCATCGGCCGCGAAGAAGGGGCCGAGGTTTTGGTCGGCGGAGACGCCGCCCGCTTCAACGGCGATCTGGCCAGCGGCTATTACATCCAGCCCACCATCCTGAAGGGCCACAACAAGATGCGCGTCTTTCAGGAAGAAATCTTCGGCCCCGTCGTATCGGTAACCACCTTCAAGGACGAGGCAGAGGCCCTCCAGATCGCCAATGACACCATGTATGGCCTAGGCGCCGGTGTCTGGACCCGCGACGGCACCCGCGCCTACCGCTTTGGCCGCAATATCGAGGCAGGCCGGGTCTGGGTGAACAACTACCACGCCTACCCCGCCCATGCGGCCTTTGGCGGCTACAAGCAATCGGGCATCGGGCGCGAAACGCATAAGATGATGCTCGACCATTATCAGCAGACCAAGAACATGCTGGTCAGCTACAACCCCAACAAGCTGGGCTTCTTCTAA
- a CDS encoding helix-turn-helix domain-containing protein, protein MPSPASQHVTRVETAIRAGHAARSALAASWARSATLYRLDPADARLENRLSAAELALAQERAGVLLPTAAPHLDRLFQTVGGLGACIVLADTDGVALDRRGNAGDDRDFTAAGLWTGTAWSEAQAGTNGIGTCLAEARPVTIHRDQHFLARNIGLSCSSAPVFGADGALTAVIDVSTARADLPEAISSLIAATVAEAARRVEADLFTRLYPRARLVMVPGTDRALGAMLAVDAQDLVIGATRAARAQLNLAGDLAATPRPLSDILGTDAPDGFADAERAVIARALARSGGNISAAARALGLSRATLHRRLDRG, encoded by the coding sequence ATGCCATCGCCTGCCAGTCAGCACGTGACCCGTGTCGAAACCGCCATCCGCGCGGGCCATGCCGCCCGCTCCGCTCTGGCCGCCTCTTGGGCGCGCTCTGCCACGCTTTACCGCCTGGACCCTGCCGATGCGCGCCTTGAAAATCGGCTCAGCGCGGCGGAACTCGCCCTTGCGCAGGAACGGGCGGGGGTGCTTCTGCCCACCGCGGCCCCCCATCTTGACCGCCTGTTTCAAACCGTGGGCGGCCTTGGGGCCTGTATCGTTCTGGCCGATACCGATGGCGTGGCGCTGGACCGCCGCGGCAATGCCGGAGACGACCGCGACTTCACGGCTGCTGGCCTCTGGACAGGCACCGCATGGTCCGAAGCGCAGGCAGGGACCAATGGCATCGGCACCTGCCTTGCCGAAGCCCGCCCCGTAACGATCCACCGCGACCAGCATTTCCTTGCGCGCAACATCGGGCTGTCCTGCTCCTCTGCCCCCGTCTTCGGGGCCGATGGCGCGCTGACCGCGGTGATCGATGTCTCTACCGCCCGCGCAGACCTGCCCGAAGCCATCAGCAGCCTGATCGCCGCCACCGTGGCCGAGGCTGCACGCCGGGTCGAGGCCGATCTTTTCACCCGCCTCTACCCGCGCGCGCGCCTTGTGATGGTGCCCGGCACCGACCGCGCCCTTGGCGCGATGCTGGCAGTGGATGCCCAAGACCTTGTCATCGGCGCAACCCGCGCCGCGCGCGCGCAATTGAACCTGGCAGGTGACCTTGCCGCCACCCCACGCCCGCTGTCCGATATCCTTGGCACCGACGCCCCCGACGGCTTTGCCGATGCCGAACGCGCCGTCATCGCCCGCGCCCTTGCGCGCAGCGGCGGCAATATCTCTGCCGCCGCCCGCGCCCTTGGCCTGTCACGCGCCACGCTTCACCGCCGTCTCGACCGCGGCTGA